In Wolinella succinogenes DSM 1740, a single genomic region encodes these proteins:
- the dnaA gene encoding chromosomal replication initiator protein DnaA — MLGDTTLKQLKDEISTLEYERYIKQLRYDEEASRTDLAVYIAPNQFIANWVKTKYGERLAHLFELSTGIRPKIEIRLGSLKKDVKSSSPKAGVSKGQKSTILNPSFTFDSFVVGNSNRFAYEVSQNVAKKQGIAYNPLLIYGGTGLGKTHLLNSIGNYNVAKGKSVIYVTSEQFLNDYLYHIRNNTMDRFRDKYRACDYLLIDDVQFFGGKPQIQEEFFHTFNELHNKNKQIVLTSDKTPKQIAGLEERLKSRFEWGMVSDIQPPELETKINIIKKKCEFDGIYLSNEIISYIATNMDNNIREIEGIIIKLNAYANLMNQEITLQFAKNVLKEQIKEERENITLENIIEVVSKELNVKPAEIKSKGRSKNIANARRIVIFLARTLTPNSMPSLAQFFGMKDHSSVSKAMKTVKTEIEEDANFKMVIEELKNKIKSRN, encoded by the coding sequence TTGCTAGGCGATACTACATTAAAACAACTTAAAGACGAAATCTCAACGCTTGAATATGAGCGCTATATTAAGCAGCTTCGATATGATGAAGAAGCCTCACGCACGGACTTAGCGGTCTATATTGCCCCCAATCAATTTATCGCTAACTGGGTCAAAACCAAATATGGTGAGCGACTCGCCCATCTCTTTGAGCTAAGCACAGGAATCCGCCCTAAAATAGAGATTCGCCTTGGTTCTTTAAAGAAAGATGTGAAAAGTTCTTCCCCCAAAGCGGGAGTTAGCAAAGGCCAAAAAAGCACCATCTTAAACCCATCTTTCACATTCGATTCTTTTGTGGTCGGAAATTCGAATCGATTCGCCTATGAGGTCTCGCAAAATGTCGCTAAAAAACAGGGAATCGCCTATAATCCCCTTCTTATTTACGGCGGCACGGGTCTAGGAAAAACACACCTACTCAACTCGATTGGAAACTATAATGTTGCCAAGGGAAAAAGCGTCATCTATGTCACCAGTGAGCAGTTCCTTAATGATTATCTCTATCATATTCGCAACAACACCATGGATCGATTCCGTGATAAATATCGTGCTTGCGACTATCTTCTTATTGATGATGTTCAATTTTTTGGCGGAAAACCCCAAATCCAAGAGGAGTTTTTTCACACCTTTAATGAGCTCCATAATAAAAACAAACAGATTGTCCTCACCTCAGATAAGACTCCCAAACAGATCGCAGGACTAGAAGAGAGGCTCAAAAGTCGTTTTGAATGGGGAATGGTCTCAGATATTCAACCCCCAGAGTTAGAGACTAAGATCAACATTATTAAGAAAAAGTGCGAATTTGATGGAATATACCTAAGCAACGAGATCATCAGCTATATTGCCACCAACATGGACAACAATATCCGTGAGATTGAGGGAATCATCATCAAACTCAACGCCTACGCCAACTTGATGAATCAAGAGATCACTCTTCAATTTGCTAAAAATGTCCTCAAAGAGCAGATTAAAGAGGAGCGTGAAAATATCACTTTGGAAAATATCATTGAGGTGGTCTCTAAAGAGCTCAATGTCAAACCCGCCGAAATCAAAAGCAAAGGGCGAAGTAAAAATATCGCCAACGCTAGAAGAATCGTTATCTTTCTTGCGCGAACCCTCACACCCAACTCTATGCCCTCGCTCGCTCAATTCTTTGGGATGAAAGATCACAGCTCCGTGAGCAAGGCAATGAAAACGGTTAAAACAGAAATTGAAGAGGATGCGAACTTCAAAATGGTCATTGAAGAGCTAAAAAACAAGATCAAATCAAGGAACTAA
- the dnaN gene encoding DNA polymerase III subunit beta, with amino-acid sequence MNIVIPKSSLENILTNLQPFLEKKDASQITSHVYFKAQGSELTFQATDYEIGLLAKTESVQIQKEGIATVNGKKILDIVRRLKEGEITLQSQEEYLHIKQEKSSFKLPMFNAEEFPSFPSYEELPKIEINSMHLVQSMKKILPAIDNNNPKFELNGALLDIKEYSFNFVATDTRRLAVIKYENPSINKLALIVPKKAIVEIQKLFFEEVELHYSETHLILKSKNYLFFTKLISGKYPDYERIIPKETTHNMTLPKEKIIEAIKLINSLSNDIKVTFTKEEILFESLSEENSEAKTQVEVETGITKELTLGINSKYLLDYLGQIDTSEFKIGINESNTPFILKSENFSTVIMPIVM; translated from the coding sequence ATGAACATCGTCATTCCTAAGAGTAGCCTAGAGAATATCCTCACGAATCTCCAGCCTTTCCTCGAAAAAAAAGACGCCAGCCAAATCACCTCTCACGTCTATTTTAAAGCCCAGGGCAGTGAGCTCACCTTTCAGGCTACAGACTATGAGATTGGACTTTTAGCCAAAACAGAGAGCGTCCAAATTCAAAAAGAGGGAATCGCCACCGTCAATGGAAAAAAGATTTTAGACATTGTCCGAAGACTCAAAGAGGGCGAGATCACTCTTCAAAGCCAAGAGGAGTATCTTCACATCAAGCAAGAGAAAAGCAGCTTCAAACTCCCGATGTTTAATGCTGAAGAGTTTCCCTCATTCCCAAGCTACGAAGAGCTTCCAAAAATTGAGATCAACTCCATGCATCTGGTTCAGTCCATGAAGAAGATTCTTCCCGCTATTGATAACAACAACCCTAAATTTGAGCTCAATGGCGCCCTTTTAGACATCAAAGAATACTCTTTCAACTTTGTTGCCACGGACACTCGAAGACTCGCCGTAATTAAGTATGAGAATCCCTCCATCAACAAGCTTGCCCTTATTGTTCCTAAAAAGGCAATTGTGGAGATTCAAAAGCTCTTTTTTGAAGAGGTTGAGCTTCATTACAGTGAGACACACTTGATTCTAAAATCCAAAAACTATCTCTTTTTCACCAAACTCATCAGCGGAAAATATCCCGACTATGAGCGAATCATCCCCAAAGAGACCACCCACAATATGACCCTTCCTAAAGAGAAGATCATTGAAGCGATTAAACTCATCAACTCCCTTAGCAATGACATCAAGGTGACTTTTACAAAAGAGGAGATTCTCTTTGAATCTTTAAGTGAGGAGAATAGCGAGGCCAAAACTCAAGTTGAAGTGGAGACAGGAATCACAAAAGAGCTCACCCTTGGAATCAACTCCAAATATCTTCTAGATTATCTAGGACAAATCGATACAAGCGAGTTCAAGATAGGAATCAACGAATCCAACACTCCCTTTATTCTCAAAAGTGAGAATTTCTCCACGGTCATCATGCCCATCGTAATGTAA
- the gyrB gene encoding DNA topoisomerase (ATP-hydrolyzing) subunit B: MQNQQYSADNIKVLKGLEAVRKRPGMYIGDTNVNGLHHLIYEVVDNSIDEAMAGHCNTISITLTKEGSAIIEDNGRGIPVDMHPTENLPAATVVLTVLHAGGKFDKDSYKVSGGLHGVGVSVVNALSKKLVMTIRKNGNVYTQEFSCGIPKTGLDIIGTSKKNGTTIEFIPDDEIFEVTVFDREVLARRFKELAYLNRNITIHFKDERDNFNESYHFEGGLRQFVEHLNKKVLVSQVFSFSDNESDTEVEIALAYNDGYDEKVLSFVNNIKTPEGGTHEAGFRAGLSRAITSYIDANANAREKDNKITGDDVREGLVAIVSVKVMEPQFEGQTKGKLGSSFVKPIVQKLTYEKIAKFFEENPNDAKAIMQKALMAARGREAAKKARELTRKKDSLMVGTLPGKLADCQSKDPSISELYLVEGDSAGGSAKQGRDRVFQAILPLKGKILNVEKSRLDKILKSDEIKNMITALGCGIGEEFDINRIRYQKIIIMTDADVDGSHIQTLLLTFFFRYLKPVIEAGYLYIAQPPLYRFKKGKKEIYLRDEKALSEYLIENGIENFAFEGVGTPDLLEILRFASHYRLTLKELEKRFAMIDVVKYMIEHRDLISLPMSELYIKLEEFVQQKGYNILNKRVEEEKIHLYVQTHEGLVDLVIDDSLFTHPLFEEAYYVHNLILERDLSFLGEKDILTILEEIEESAKKGAYIQRYKGLGEMNPEQLWETTMTPENRRLLKVQITDDMEASDVFSLFMGDEVEPRRAYIQDHAKDVKHLDV, translated from the coding sequence ATGCAAAATCAACAATACAGCGCCGACAATATCAAAGTTCTCAAAGGTCTTGAAGCCGTCAGAAAACGCCCTGGAATGTATATTGGTGACACCAATGTCAATGGTCTTCACCATCTTATCTATGAAGTGGTGGACAACTCTATCGATGAGGCGATGGCGGGTCACTGTAACACCATCTCTATCACGCTTACCAAAGAGGGAAGTGCTATTATCGAGGATAATGGACGAGGGATTCCTGTGGATATGCACCCCACCGAAAATCTCCCTGCTGCCACGGTTGTTCTCACCGTTCTTCACGCGGGAGGAAAGTTTGACAAAGATTCCTATAAAGTCTCAGGTGGACTTCATGGGGTTGGGGTTTCTGTCGTCAACGCCCTCTCTAAAAAATTGGTTATGACCATCCGTAAAAACGGAAATGTTTACACTCAAGAGTTCTCATGCGGGATTCCCAAGACGGGCTTGGACATCATTGGCACAAGCAAAAAAAATGGAACCACCATTGAATTTATCCCTGATGATGAGATTTTTGAAGTCACGGTTTTTGATAGAGAAGTGTTGGCTAGACGTTTTAAAGAGCTCGCCTATCTCAACCGAAATATCACGATTCACTTCAAAGATGAGCGCGATAATTTTAACGAGAGTTATCACTTTGAGGGAGGTTTGCGTCAATTTGTCGAACACCTCAATAAGAAGGTCCTCGTCTCCCAAGTTTTCAGCTTTTCTGATAATGAGAGCGACACTGAGGTAGAGATTGCCCTTGCCTATAACGATGGCTATGATGAGAAGGTCTTAAGCTTCGTGAATAACATTAAAACCCCTGAGGGCGGAACTCACGAGGCAGGTTTCAGAGCGGGTCTTTCTCGTGCGATCACGAGCTACATTGATGCCAATGCCAATGCCAGAGAGAAAGATAACAAAATCACGGGTGATGATGTTCGTGAGGGTCTTGTGGCAATCGTTTCAGTCAAGGTGATGGAACCTCAATTTGAGGGTCAAACCAAGGGTAAGCTCGGAAGCTCTTTTGTTAAACCCATCGTGCAGAAATTGACCTATGAAAAAATTGCCAAATTCTTTGAAGAGAATCCTAATGATGCCAAAGCGATCATGCAAAAAGCCCTTATGGCTGCACGCGGAAGAGAAGCGGCCAAAAAGGCTAGAGAGCTTACAAGGAAAAAAGATTCTCTTATGGTGGGGACGCTCCCTGGAAAATTGGCGGATTGCCAAAGCAAAGATCCTTCTATCTCTGAGCTCTACCTAGTGGAGGGTGATAGTGCGGGCGGTTCGGCCAAGCAGGGGCGAGATCGAGTCTTTCAGGCAATTCTTCCCCTTAAAGGAAAGATTCTCAATGTAGAGAAGAGCCGCTTGGATAAGATTCTCAAAAGTGATGAGATTAAAAACATGATCACCGCCCTTGGTTGTGGAATCGGTGAGGAGTTTGATATCAATCGTATTCGTTACCAAAAAATCATCATCATGACCGATGCGGATGTCGATGGGAGCCATATTCAAACCCTCCTCCTCACCTTCTTCTTCCGCTATCTCAAACCTGTGATTGAAGCGGGCTATCTCTATATTGCCCAGCCTCCTCTCTATCGATTCAAAAAAGGGAAAAAAGAGATCTATCTACGAGATGAGAAGGCGTTGAGCGAATACCTCATCGAAAATGGAATTGAAAATTTCGCTTTTGAAGGGGTTGGTACACCCGATCTTTTAGAGATTCTTCGATTCGCCTCTCACTATCGCCTCACTTTAAAAGAGTTAGAGAAGCGCTTTGCGATGATTGATGTAGTGAAATATATGATCGAGCATCGAGATTTGATCTCTTTGCCCATGAGTGAGCTCTATATTAAGCTAGAGGAGTTTGTCCAACAAAAAGGCTATAACATCCTTAATAAGCGCGTGGAAGAGGAAAAAATCCATCTCTATGTACAGACACACGAGGGATTGGTGGATTTGGTAATTGATGATTCTCTCTTCACTCATCCTCTTTTTGAAGAGGCCTATTATGTTCATAATCTTATTCTGGAGAGGGATTTAAGCTTTTTGGGCGAAAAAGATATTCTCACGATTCTTGAAGAGATTGAAGAGAGTGCCAAAAAAGGTGCTTATATTCAGCGCTATAAAGGTCTAGGAGAGATGAACCCTGAGCAACTTTGGGAGACGACCATGACACCAGAGAATCGCCGATTACTCAAGGTGCAGATCACTGATGACATGGAAGCAAGCGATGTATTCTCTCTCTTTATGGGAGATGAGGTGGAGCCGCGCCGCGCCTACATTCAAGATCACGCCAAAGACGTGAAACACCTAGATGTGTAA
- the queF gene encoding preQ(1) synthase — MRYGEMEVKNFNPEEIEVWPNRNDRHYTIKITLPEFSCLCPRSGYPDYATVYIEYVPSSLVVELKAIKLYINSFRDRHVSHEDSANEIYDLLYKKLSPKELYLKMDFNPRGNVHTIIEIDSKKN; from the coding sequence ATGCGATATGGTGAAATGGAGGTCAAAAACTTTAATCCCGAAGAGATTGAGGTTTGGCCTAACCGAAACGATCGTCACTATACGATCAAAATCACGCTCCCAGAATTCTCTTGCCTCTGCCCAAGGAGCGGCTACCCTGATTATGCGACCGTCTATATTGAGTATGTTCCCTCCTCTTTAGTGGTTGAGCTCAAAGCGATTAAACTCTATATCAACTCTTTTCGTGATCGCCATGTGAGTCACGAAGATAGCGCGAATGAGATTTATGATCTTCTCTACAAAAAACTCTCTCCCAAGGAGCTCTACCTCAAGATGGATTTCAATCCTAGAGGAAATGTGCACACCATCATCGAAATTGATAGCAAGAAAAATTAG
- the plsY gene encoding glycerol-3-phosphate 1-O-acyltransferase PlsY — protein sequence MSFISNPNIHFYLLAYFIGGIPFGYLLSRFFYNINLQEVGSGSIGATNVLRALKERDPKKAKMMAALTMLLDALKGALVILVAKMAGMSVETQWAIAVLAVVGHCFSPYLKLEGGKGVATGLGVMAVMLPLEAAIGLVVWLVVGKTLKISSLSSLLGLGALLISSFLIHPEIPEIGTHAPLLIIAFVIFYKHIPNLVRLFQGKEGRVV from the coding sequence ATGAGTTTTATTAGTAATCCCAATATCCACTTCTATCTTCTAGCCTATTTTATCGGCGGGATTCCCTTTGGCTATCTTTTGAGTCGATTTTTCTACAATATCAACCTTCAAGAGGTGGGGAGTGGAAGTATTGGTGCGACCAATGTGCTAAGAGCCCTCAAAGAGAGAGACCCGAAAAAAGCCAAAATGATGGCGGCACTCACGATGCTTTTGGACGCACTCAAGGGCGCCTTGGTGATTCTTGTGGCCAAGATGGCTGGAATGAGTGTAGAGACTCAATGGGCGATTGCGGTTTTGGCGGTGGTGGGACATTGCTTTAGTCCTTATTTGAAGCTCGAAGGGGGCAAGGGAGTCGCCACAGGCCTAGGAGTGATGGCGGTGATGTTACCCTTAGAGGCAGCGATTGGCTTGGTCGTTTGGCTGGTTGTGGGTAAGACTCTGAAGATCTCCTCTCTCTCCTCTTTATTAGGGCTTGGCGCGCTTTTAATCTCAAGCTTTTTGATTCACCCTGAGATTCCAGAGATAGGAACTCACGCGCCGCTTTTAATCATCGCTTTTGTCATTTTTTACAAACATATCCCTAATCTCGTTCGCCTTTTTCAGGGCAAAGAGGGGAGGGTGGTTTGA
- a CDS encoding dihydroneopterin aldolase: MTLLIEHLKVEAIIGILPEEREKAQTILVDGSFSYVFAGNYLDYVAIKELITQHLISERFGLLEEALVSLHRELKESFEELTEVNLTLKKPDILRDCLVGASLSKHY, from the coding sequence TTGACACTTCTTATTGAGCATCTCAAAGTGGAGGCGATCATTGGAATCTTGCCCGAGGAGAGAGAAAAAGCCCAGACGATTCTCGTGGATGGCTCTTTTTCCTATGTGTTTGCAGGGAACTATCTCGATTATGTCGCCATCAAGGAGCTCATCACTCAACACCTCATCAGCGAGCGATTTGGACTCTTAGAAGAGGCACTTGTGAGTCTTCATCGAGAGCTCAAAGAGAGCTTTGAGGAGCTCACCGAAGTGAATCTCACCCTCAAAAAACCCGATATTCTGCGCGACTGCTTAGTCGGAGCGAGCCTCTCTAAACACTACTAA
- a CDS encoding BCCT family transporter encodes MKIRATLNPPVFFSSILLIFGFVLFGALMPQRANTLFSMIQKGIIEKLGWFYILSVALFLIFVLYLAISRHGDVKLGADHSEPEFSYKSWFAMLFSAGMGIGLMYFGVAEPVMHFLSPPKMEGGTVEAAKEAMKITFFHWGIHAWAIYALVALALAYFSFRHQLPFTIRSAFYPLIGERIKGRLGDAIDTFAVISTMFGVATSLGFGVLQVNSGLSYLFEIPNTIWTQILLIAFITSLATISVVLGLSGGIKRLSELNLFLAIALMLFVLLAGPTLFIIQTFVQNIGAYLSDLTYKTFNLHAYEPTGWIGGWTIFYWAWWIAWSPFVGMFIARISKGRTIREFVIGVLMVPVGFTFLWLTVFGDSAIFLILKENLTSLGSAVQADSTTALFKFLESLPFSFITSLLATILIITFFVTSSDSGSLVIDMLTSGGIKETPLWQRIFWSSSEGFVAAALLLAGGLGALQTASIIFALPFSIIMLFMAYGMHKALRIEAIKKEALKVQGAITFSPSYSPIPWQKRLKNLISRHKKSAITLFIQERVFEAITAVSQELEREGVLSKVKKGEGSISLEVLHGEEIDFLYEVRNRGYTSTTFIMSSESEDEIYQYHRAEVFLKEGSQGYDLMGYSKEQIIADILNQYRRHMQFLHLLR; translated from the coding sequence ATGAAGATACGCGCGACCCTCAACCCCCCTGTATTTTTTTCATCCATTCTGCTCATCTTCGGCTTTGTCCTCTTTGGGGCTCTGATGCCCCAGAGGGCTAACACCCTTTTCTCAATGATTCAAAAGGGAATCATTGAGAAACTGGGGTGGTTTTATATCCTCTCCGTGGCTCTCTTCTTGATTTTTGTCCTCTATCTAGCCATCAGCCGTCATGGCGATGTGAAGCTTGGGGCGGATCATTCTGAGCCTGAATTTAGTTACAAGTCTTGGTTTGCGATGCTCTTTTCGGCGGGCATGGGAATTGGTCTCATGTATTTTGGAGTTGCAGAACCTGTGATGCACTTCCTCTCTCCTCCAAAAATGGAGGGTGGCACGGTCGAAGCAGCCAAAGAGGCGATGAAAATCACCTTTTTTCATTGGGGAATCCACGCTTGGGCAATCTATGCACTCGTCGCTCTAGCCCTTGCCTACTTCAGCTTTCGCCATCAGCTCCCCTTTACGATTCGCTCAGCTTTTTATCCCCTCATTGGAGAGAGAATTAAAGGGCGTTTGGGTGATGCAATCGATACTTTTGCTGTTATAAGCACGATGTTTGGAGTCGCCACCTCTTTAGGCTTTGGTGTCTTACAGGTCAACAGTGGGCTTAGCTACCTTTTTGAGATTCCCAATACGATTTGGACACAGATTCTTCTCATCGCTTTCATCACCTCTTTGGCGACCATCTCTGTGGTTTTGGGCTTAAGCGGAGGAATCAAGCGCCTAAGCGAACTCAATCTTTTCCTCGCCATCGCCCTGATGCTCTTTGTGCTGCTCGCTGGTCCCACGCTTTTTATCATTCAGACTTTTGTCCAAAATATCGGTGCCTATTTGAGTGACCTCACCTATAAAACCTTCAATCTCCACGCCTATGAGCCTACGGGTTGGATTGGAGGCTGGACAATCTTCTACTGGGCTTGGTGGATCGCTTGGTCGCCTTTTGTGGGGATGTTCATCGCTAGGATTTCCAAAGGACGAACCATCCGAGAATTTGTCATCGGTGTGCTCATGGTACCTGTGGGCTTCACTTTTCTCTGGCTCACCGTCTTTGGCGATAGCGCCATTTTCCTCATCTTGAAAGAGAATCTCACCTCTTTGGGGAGCGCTGTGCAGGCTGATAGCACCACTGCACTATTTAAATTCCTCGAATCGCTTCCCTTCTCTTTCATCACCTCTTTGTTAGCGACCATTCTCATCATCACCTTTTTTGTCACCTCATCGGATTCAGGCTCCCTTGTCATTGATATGCTCACCTCAGGAGGAATCAAAGAGACCCCCCTATGGCAAAGAATCTTTTGGTCTAGCTCTGAGGGATTTGTCGCGGCGGCTCTTCTTCTTGCAGGGGGTTTGGGGGCGCTCCAGACCGCTTCTATCATCTTTGCACTCCCTTTTTCGATCATCATGCTATTTATGGCTTATGGGATGCACAAAGCCCTCCGAATCGAAGCAATTAAAAAAGAGGCTCTCAAAGTCCAAGGAGCCATCACCTTCTCCCCTTCTTATTCTCCGATTCCTTGGCAAAAAAGACTCAAAAATCTTATCTCTCGCCACAAAAAGAGTGCCATTACACTTTTCATCCAAGAGAGAGTTTTTGAGGCTATCACTGCCGTATCGCAGGAGTTAGAGAGGGAAGGGGTTTTATCTAAAGTAAAAAAAGGGGAGGGGAGCATCTCCCTAGAGGTGCTTCATGGCGAAGAGATTGACTTTCTTTATGAGGTGAGGAATCGAGGATACACCTCCACCACCTTTATCATGAGCAGTGAGAGCGAGGATGAGATCTATCAATACCATCGCGCCGAAGTCTTCCTTAAAGAGGGAAGTCAAGGCTATGACCTCATGGGCTACTCTAAAGAGCAGATCATCGCTGATATTCTCAACCAGTATCGGCGACATATGCAGTTTTTGCACCTACTCCGCTAG
- a CDS encoding universal stress protein gives MLSSKFPLLVATDLSPTGKVVLEKAFKLAKRYHKPLFILHVSETTLFAPKIIELTQIEANLCKLLEPFYARYPEVKATLLCRQGGIEESIISAIKETQASLLLIGTSGEDNLLREFFLGSHCRKIIRSSTIPVLVVKNEEESDYSKIFIPTDFSPSSQKMANLTLHLFPHAYISLFHVILKPFEQRLGMYGLDKDEILRYHKDIDNQSASEADHFIEKLKLPSGKHRIKLLMETGVFSAKLCLQKVKEAQSDLIALNTTGNISFFSMDILNQSPKDVLIFKTDSE, from the coding sequence ATGCTTTCATCCAAATTTCCTCTACTGGTCGCAACCGATCTCTCTCCTACGGGAAAAGTCGTCTTGGAGAAGGCGTTCAAACTAGCCAAGAGATACCACAAACCCCTTTTTATCCTCCATGTGAGCGAAACAACCCTCTTTGCCCCTAAAATCATCGAGCTCACACAAATCGAAGCCAATCTTTGCAAGCTTTTAGAGCCCTTTTACGCTCGCTATCCAGAAGTCAAAGCCACACTTCTATGCCGTCAAGGAGGAATCGAGGAATCGATTATCTCGGCGATTAAAGAGACGCAAGCCTCCCTACTTCTTATTGGGACTTCGGGTGAGGATAACCTATTGCGAGAGTTTTTCCTCGGAAGCCACTGCCGAAAAATCATCCGCTCTTCAACCATTCCTGTTTTGGTGGTGAAAAACGAAGAGGAGAGCGATTACTCCAAAATTTTTATTCCCACCGATTTTTCACCCTCGAGCCAGAAGATGGCGAATCTGACACTCCACCTCTTTCCCCATGCCTATATTTCGCTCTTTCATGTCATTCTTAAGCCTTTTGAACAGCGTCTTGGGATGTATGGATTGGACAAGGATGAGATTCTTCGCTACCACAAAGATATCGACAACCAAAGCGCCAGTGAAGCCGACCATTTCATCGAAAAGCTTAAACTTCCCTCGGGAAAACACCGCATCAAGCTCCTCATGGAAACGGGAGTCTTCAGCGCTAAACTCTGCCTCCAAAAGGTCAAAGAGGCTCAAAGCGATCTCATTGCGCTGAACACCACAGGAAATATCAGTTTCTTCTCCATGGATATTTTGAATCAAAGCCCCAAGGATGTGCTCATTTTCAAAACCGATTCGGAGTGA
- a CDS encoding c-type cytochrome, which produces MVRGALAGMLALGCLTTSTLAFERWTLEARGKSGYDAPKLEWVEGKTINEIKNPTIQYALPKFEGDVFWDTINAKPVVPDSIYGEFVQYGYELFVNTQAVIGPEVADPNMRYSGNNLSCNSCHLGAGTAKYAAPLVDNHANFPQYRNRENSLGTMAARVNGCMQRSMNGYPLPAEGKEMKAFLAYIHWLGQGIPVGAKIEGRSLKTVDRKMVQQNAADVKNGAEVYARDCASCHGAEGEGLRRESKDGKPAGYEFPPLWGSDDTYNTGAGMYRTLKAADFIKSTMPKGAPTLSDKDAYDVAAFINDYSHYRTVKLNRQNDFVDPKVRVPDHDQPGPYGPEGSYIFPDEGKTQMDYKVGPYKGIIKQKPAAK; this is translated from the coding sequence ATGGTTAGAGGAGCTTTAGCAGGAATGCTAGCCCTAGGTTGCCTAACAACCAGCACCTTAGCTTTTGAGCGTTGGACGCTTGAGGCTAGAGGCAAGAGTGGGTATGACGCTCCTAAACTGGAGTGGGTGGAAGGAAAAACGATCAACGAGATCAAGAATCCAACCATTCAATACGCTCTACCCAAATTTGAGGGAGATGTTTTTTGGGATACGATCAATGCCAAACCTGTCGTTCCTGATAGCATCTATGGAGAATTCGTCCAGTATGGCTATGAGCTGTTCGTGAACACTCAAGCAGTGATTGGGCCTGAAGTAGCCGATCCAAACATGCGCTACTCAGGAAATAACCTCTCCTGTAATAGCTGTCACTTGGGAGCAGGGACCGCCAAATACGCGGCTCCTTTAGTGGATAACCACGCGAATTTCCCCCAGTATCGAAATAGAGAAAACTCTCTAGGCACCATGGCCGCTAGAGTCAATGGCTGTATGCAAAGAAGCATGAACGGTTATCCTTTGCCTGCAGAGGGCAAAGAGATGAAGGCCTTTTTGGCTTACATTCATTGGCTAGGCCAAGGAATCCCTGTCGGGGCCAAGATCGAGGGACGAAGCCTCAAGACAGTGGATCGCAAGATGGTTCAACAAAATGCTGCCGATGTCAAAAATGGCGCAGAAGTCTATGCAAGAGATTGTGCCTCTTGTCATGGAGCTGAGGGTGAAGGGCTCAGACGAGAGAGCAAAGATGGAAAGCCCGCAGGGTATGAGTTCCCTCCCCTATGGGGAAGTGATGACACTTACAACACTGGAGCGGGAATGTATCGAACGCTCAAAGCGGCCGATTTCATCAAGAGCACCATGCCTAAGGGAGCTCCCACTTTGAGTGATAAAGATGCCTATGATGTGGCTGCATTCATCAATGACTATAGCCACTATCGCACCGTGAAGCTCAATCGTCAGAATGACTTCGTGGATCCTAAAGTCCGCGTTCCTGATCATGACCAGCCAGGACCCTATGGACCTGAGGGGAGCTATATTTTCCCTGATGAGGGCAAGACCCAAATGGATTATAAGGTGGGTCCCTACAAGGGAATCATCAAACAAAAACCCGCCGCGAAGTGA